In Aspergillus nidulans FGSC A4 chromosome IV, a single window of DNA contains:
- a CDS encoding uncharacterized protein (transcript_id=CADANIAT00000293), whose protein sequence is MFPQCRQSTASTSLKDAGYSKQSTLTSCQLSGLCPGHNWVYDYCEHELLNGLEMNRSPSTVERQEIDRVLRLKRKQRESKACYPCRQRKVKCDGSHPCRTCVKRDHPEICAYNVEKDTPQRRTQSRQAEQTAKSRNEDARPTCSPASADADSQLLPTSPLSSPRSSAQANEASSYVFSGDNSLVSMLRQQDPDGAMAREATSVLRPHNTYLSYPFIESKTPQDRWVALVDILPHRDEVLKFFHFYRICAYPFNPILVDIDKFESDICIYLGAYASGDLSDRSKVSEQWSSGKAVGHISLLLATLAAGAHFSDLENPQRSELCQDFALDFIGMQESAAAEPNHNLTLLAELDSTYARAQPHLLRRESCRNLQQHLEHLALRMHVSFCVSTLCRPAIKTSPQSSEDSRYATLRTRARESLIIASKAFLDFQALSIVPLRTWSMVHTVLSSTLLLCTWQETRDDPESRHIRALITLRQTLKQRSSVGSLDQGHIQRPAGDFSGPSAAGMPPEMMLGDFSSYNDMYPGPGYGEMDFSPVTYLDSIMNVWPVVSELSERPSNRDDGPPRALGDTSVLTQQQRHTTLHASVSRGLRFRAEQPQHNNSHNHQAPGRRKRVVIGMSGATGALMGIKLLIALRRLNIETHLIISKWAEATIKYETDYHPSNVKALADYTYNINDLAAPVSSGSFKTDGMIIVPCSMKTLAAIHSGFCDDLISRTADVMLKERGDWSLWLERRHSARFT, encoded by the exons ATGTTCCCACAATGTAGACAGTCA ACTGCATCCACGTCACTTAAGGACGCCGGGTACTCCAAACAGTCAACATTGACCTCTTGTCAGCTATCTGGATTGTGCCCTGGCCATAATTGGGTCTACGACTATTGTGAGCATGAACTGCTAAACGGACTAGAGATGAACCGGTCTCCTAGTACGGTGGAACGCCAGGAGATCGACCGGGTGCTTCGCCTGAAGCGCAAGCAGCGCGAGTCAAAAGCATGCTATCCATGTCGTCAGCGAAAGGTCAAGTGTGATGGCAGCCATCCCTGCCGAACCTGTGTCAAGCGAGATCACCCCGAGATCTGTGCCTACAATGTTGAGAAAGACACGCCCCAGAGAAGGACGCAGTCCCGACAGGCCGAACAGACAGCGAAGTCTCGGAATGAGGATGCAAGGCCGACTTGCTCACCAGCTAGCGCGGATGCTGACTCCCAGCTGCTACCCACTTCCCCACTGAGCAGCCCTCGGAGCTCGGCGCAGGCGAACGAGGCTTCATCGTATGTCTTCTCTGGAGACAACTCGCTTGTTTCTATGCTCCGCCAGCAGGACCCCGACGGGGCTATGGCTCGCGAGGCAACTTCCGTCCTTAGACCGCATAACACGTATTTGAGCTATCCATTCATCGAGTCCAAGACTCCGCAGGATCGATGGGTGGCTCTTGTAGATATCCTTCCTCACCGAGATGAGGTTCTAAA GTTCTTCCATTTCTACCGTATCTGTGCTTACCCTTTCAACCCCATTCTCGTCGACATAGACAAGTTTGAGTCGGACATATGCATTTATCTCGGTGCGTATGCGTCGGGTGACTTGAGCGACCGGAGCAAGGTATCTGAGCAGTGGTCATCAGGAAAGGCTGTCGGCCATATTAGCCTTCTTCTAGCGACACTGGCTGCTGGTGCTCACTTTTCTGACCTGGAGAATCCGCAGCGCTCAGAGCTGTGCCAGGACTTTG CATTAGACTTCATCGGAATGCAAGAGTCCGCGGCAGCTGAACCAAACCACAACCTCACCTTGCTAGCCGAGCTAGATAGCACATATGCTCGAGCACAGCCGCATCTCCTGCGACGAGAAAGTTGCCGAAATTTGCAACAACACCTCGAGCACCTTGCGTTGCGCATGCACGTCTCGTTCTGCGTTTCCACGCTCTGCCGACCGGCCATTAAGACTTCTCCGCAGTCCAGTGAAGACTCTCGCTACGCAACACTCAGAACTCGCGCTAGAGAAAGCCTTATCATTGCATCAAAAGCCTTTCTCGACTTTCAGGCTCTCAGCATAGTTCCATTACGCACCTGGTCAATGGTGCATACGGTCCTCAGCTCCACCTTGCTCCTTTGCACATGGCAGGAAACGAGAGACGATCCTGAAT CGCGACACATTCGGGCGCTGATCACGCTGCGACAGACTCTGAAGCAACGCAGCTCAGTAGGGAGCCTGGATCAAGGCCATATTCAGAGACCTGCAGGCGACTTTAGTGGCCCTTCAGCTGCTGGCATGCCTCCGGAGATGATGCTTGGTGATTTCTCATCATATAATGATATGTATCCCGGACCAGGATACGG CGAGATGGATTTCTCGCCCGTAACCTACCTCGATTCCATCATGAATG TTTGGCCCGTCGTCTCCGAGCTATCCGAGCGTCCCAGTAATCGTGACGACGGTCCACCTCGGGCCCTCGGGGATACTTCGGTTCTCACCCAGCAG CAACGGCACACCACACTCCATGCATCAGTCTCCCGAGGCCTCAGATTCCGAGCCGAGCAACCACAACACAACAACTCGCACAACCACCAAGCGCCGGGCCGGCGCAAGAGAGTCGTAATCGGTATGAGTGGTGCAACGGGCGCCCTGATGGGCATAAAGCTCCTTATCGCGCTACGCCGCCTCAATATCGAAACCCACCTGATCATCAGCAAATGGGCCGAAGCAACGATAAAATACGAGACAGACTACCATCCGTCTAATGTCAAGGCTCTTGCCGACTACACCTACAACATCAACGACCTGGCGGCGCCGGTGTCGAGCGGGTCCTTTAAGACAGACGGGATGATCATCGTCCCGTGTAGCATGAAGACCTTGGCAGCTATCCATTCTGGCTTCTGCGACGACCTCATCTCGCGGACAGCAGACGTCATGCTCAaggaaagaggagattggTCCTTGTGGCTCGAGAGACGCCACTCAGCGAGATTCACTTGA
- a CDS encoding intradiol ring-cleavage dioxygenase (transcript_id=CADANIAT00000296), with protein MVYLSTLLTGAVGLATVVFAHPGHDVKAEAAERAAALKSVRARGLSQCATQLQARGVEAASVARRDASLQKIRKARGLSGPLLKARDTTPLTTSHESNLTVDLSTDPSVLFASGGSCVLAEDVTQGPYYVSGELIRQNLVEDQPGVPLYLDIQLLDSETCEPVPDVYLDFWHCNATGVYSGVVASGNGDSSDETNLDATFLRGIQQTDDSGVAEFETIFPGHYTGRTTHIHVLSHPADTTANANDTLEGLYTTTSSHVGQIFFDQDLISLVEATDVYSSNTQELTLNADDSILLQELNDDIDPFVEYVLLGEDVTDGIFAWINVVIDSSQSTSVTPAAYLTEDGGVENENSGGFGGGSDGPGGSAPGGSAPTGAPPS; from the exons ATGGTCTACCTCTCTACTCTTCTCACTGGCGCCGTCGGTCTTGCCACCGTCGTCTTCGCCCACCCCGGTCACgatgtcaaggctgaagcCGCTGAGCGTGCTGCTGCCTTGAAGTCTGTCCGTGCCCGTGGTCTGTCCCAGTGCGCAACCCAGCTGCAGGCCCGCGGTGTCGAAGCCGCGAGCGTTGCTCGCCGTGACGCCTCGCTGCAGAAGATCCGTAAGGCCCGTGGCCTCTCGGGCCCTCTGCTCAAGGCCCGGGACACCACCCCCTTGACCACCAGCCACGAGTCCAACCTGACGGTCGACCTTTCCACCGACCCGTCCGTCCTCTTCGCGTCGGGTGGCTCTTGCGTCCTTGCTGAGGATGTCACGCAGGGCCCCTACT ACGTCAGTGGTGAACTGATCCGCCAGAACCTCGTCGAGGACCAGCCGGGTGTGCCTCTCTACCTGGACATCCAGCTTCTCGACTCCGAGACCTGCG AACCCGTCCCGGACGTCTACCTCGACTTCTGGCACTGCAATGCTACCGGCGTCTACTCGGGCGTTGTGGCCAGCGGCAACGGCGACTCCTCCGATGAGACCAACTTAGACGCGACTTTCCTCCGTGGAATCCAGCAGACTGACGATTCGGGTGTCGCCGAGTTCGAGACCATCTTCCCTGGCCACTACACCGGCCGCACAACCCACATTCACGTGCTTTCCCACCCAGCCGACACGACGGCCAACGCCAACGACACCCTTGAAGGCCTGTACACGACCACCTCGTCTCACGTCGgccagatcttcttcgaccaggACCTCATTTCGCTCGTCGAGGCAACGGACGTCTACAGCTCCAACACCCAGGAGCTCACCCTCAACGCGGACGACAGTATCCTCTTACAGGAGCTCAACGATGATATCGACCCTTTTGTCGAGTATGTCCTTCTCGGTGAAGATGTTACTGATGGTATCTTTGCCTGGATCAACGTGGTCATCGACTCGAGCCAGAGCACCTCTGTCACCCCCGCTGCTTACTTGACTGAGGATGGTGGTGTCGAGAATGAAAACTCTGGCGGCTTTGGTGGCGGTTCTGACGGCCCTGGTGGCTCCGCTCCTGGTGGCTCTGCTCCTACCGGTGCTCCTCCTTCCTAG
- a CDS encoding flavin reductase family protein (transcript_id=CADANIAT00000294) has product MFYKPGVTDHGLPHDPFKACVIPRPIGWISTKSAGPSGTANLAPYSQFNNLTFDPPYVMFSSNQTPSNERKDTVRNVESTGQFVWNLATYPLREAVNITAEQVPYGIDEFERAGLSKEDANLVDVPMVKESPVKFECVYHSTIRLPGNPPMGTVDIIIGRVVGVHIADGVINERGLLDVSRTQPIARCGYYQYAVIRETFDMVIPGMSEDILKGLEGSVKGNTEMGLRGRRGEGERNEKER; this is encoded by the exons ATGTTCTACAAACCCGGCGTCACCGACCATGGCCTCCCGCATGATCCATTCAAG GCCTGCGTGATCCCCCGTCCAATTGGCTGGATAAGCACCAAATCAGCTGGCCCCAGCGGGACCGCAAACCTGGCCCCCTACTCCCAGTTCAACAACCTCACTTTCGACCCGCCCTATGTAATGTTCAGCTCGAACCAGACCCCGTCAAATGAACGCAAAGACACGGTCCGCAACGTCGAATCCACGGGCCAATTCGTCTGGAATCTTGCAACGTACCCGCTCCGTGAAGCGGTGAACATCACCGCTGAGCAGGTCCCGTATGGCATCGACGAGTTCGAGCGCGCAGGTCTTAGCAAGGAGGATGCGAATCTGGTTGACGTGCCCATGGTGAAGGAATCGCCTGTGAAATTCGAGTGCGTGTATCATTCGACGATCCGCTTGCCGGGGAATCCGCCTATGGGGACGGTGGACATTATCATTGGGCGTGTAGTGGGGGTGCATATCGCAGATGGAGTGATCAATGAGAGGGGGCTGTTGGATGTGAGCAGGACGCAGCCTATTGCGCGATGCGGGTATTATCAGTATGCAGTCATTCGGGAGACGTTTGATATGGTGATTCCGGGCATGAGTGAGGATATCCTCAAGGGGCTCGAGGGGAGTGTGAAGGGGAATACGGAGATGGGGTTGAGAGGAAGGcgtggagaaggagaaaggaatgAGAAAGAGAGATAA
- a CDS encoding uncharacterized protein (transcript_id=CADANIAT00000297), translating to MRISEIDEVVDQVVRPCQKAIMKAITSLSLAALLRAYQLEMPKSIQRENCGREQYEVQEYLCDCSPILRGHENENITQVPAVVQNHLHWSPANTRSSSWEASRSMNIVPIVRGTGRKYPVTSSCCQSEATSYRELYTQVNSNSTLTYPFSEILAPFVSASRSYYRRWLFDLNRKNDALGTFQCSKETVRVENDYSTSRKAVKWYKTGQKCEEFALWARMHPSHTVFLFLEGIRLCFVY from the exons ATGCGCATCAGCGAAATAGATGAAGTGGTTGACCAAGTTGTCCGTCCGTGTCAGAAAGCCA TTATGAAGGCCATTACTTCGCTTTCTCTTGCGGCGCTGCTCCGGGCATATCAGCTCGAAATGCCTAAA AGCATTCAGCGGGAAAATTGTGGCCGAGAACAATACGAAGTCCAGGAGTACTTGTGCGATTGCTCGCCTATATTGCGAGGACATGAGAATGAAAATATCACCCAAGTACCAGCAGTAGTCCAAAATCATCTACACTGGAGCCCAGCTAATACACGCAGTTCAAGCTGG GAAGCTTCAAGAAGCATGAATATAGTTCCGATCGTCAGAGGTACCGGCCGAAAGTATCCCGTCACGTCTTCATGCTGCCAGTCAGAGGCAACGTCGTACCGAGAACTCTACACGCAGGTCAACTCAAACTCAACCTTGACATATCCTTTTTCCGAGATCCTGGCCCCGTTCGTGTCTGCTTCTCGGTCTTATTATC GCCGGTGGCTGTTCGATCTCAATCGCAAGAATGACGCACTGGGAACGTTTCAGTGCAGTAAGGAGACAGTTAGGGTCGAGAATGATTACTCAACTTCGAGAAAAGCAGTAAAATGGTACAAGACTGGGCAAAAATGCGAGGAGTTTGCGCTTTGGGCACGTATGCACCCATCTCACAcggttttcctctttctaGAAGGGATTCGACTCTGCTTCGTTTACTAA
- a CDS encoding putative GPI anchored protein (transcript_id=CADANIAT00000290) yields the protein MKLLLSTLFLAALARAQDNNNDNSLGDNIGDIVDNVTSGAEDVGTAISTDFASATDSLTNLPTDVSSWAESVASDASSWATDASTDAESAWSSATSVGESLFSTATSDVSSALDSISSSVSDALTSATDSVTTTVETTTTGSDGSATTTTTEITTSATDDASATQSGDESEPTDSDDVAAYATPFMGVAGIMGVMGVVAAL from the coding sequence ATGaagctcctcctctccactcTTTTCCTGGCCGCGCTCGCGCGCGCCCAGGacaacaacaacgacaactCGCTCGGTGACAACATCGGCGATATTGTTGACAACGTCACCTCGGGTGCCGAGGATGTCGGCACCGCCATCTCGACCGACTTTGCGTCCGCCACCGACTCCCTCACCAACCTCCCGACCGACGTCTCTTCCTGGGCTGAATCTGTCGCTTCCGACGCCTCCTCGTGGGCGACCGATGCCTCGACGGACGCTGAGTCTGCCTGGAGCTCTGCCACCTCTGTCGGTGAGAGTCTCTTCTCTACGGCGACATCAGACGTCTCGTCGGCTCTCGACAGTATCTCGTCGTCCGTCAGTGATGCGCTCACTTCGGCGACCGACAGTGTGACGACCACTGTGGAGACAACCACTACCGGCAGTGATGGCTCGGCCACCACGACCACTACGGAAATCACCACTTCTGCGACGGACGATGCGAGCGCCACGCAGAGCGGCGATGAGTCTGAGCCGACCGATTCCGACGATGTCGCCGCCTACGCGACCCCATTCATGGGCGTTGCCGGAATCATGGGCGTCATGGGCGTTGTTGCTGCCCTGTAA
- a CDS encoding UbiD family decarboxylase (transcript_id=CADANIAT00000292), giving the protein MSSNEPHLCFRSFVEALKADNDLVGINDPIDPNLEAAAITRLVCENDEKAPLFNNLIGAKDGFFRILGAPASQRKSQSERYGRLARHLALPPTASMREILDKMLEADKLPPIPPRVVPTGPCKENVLEGDQIDLTKLPVPMVHKSDGGAYIQTFAYLADPPDVEEGKPRCPLGSSVRRPPAAIMASSMPILDGVTEAEYVGAMVGQPIELTKCDTNDIYVPANSEIVLEGTLSTTDTGPEGPFGEMHGYIFPEDMHICPKYKVNKITYRNNAILPMSSCGKLTDETHTMIGSLAAAEIRKICQKANLPVLDAFAPFISQVTWVALRIDTSKLPTRCKPGVDEVFYDDVRAFPLILYNGHGGKKSEGRSAVRGGKVVSNALMDIEYTQGRRNWEAADFNGSYPEDVKSNVLGKWEKLGFGRLEKVTNEDRRNIVQSLDAHVDRSKSRQHRNRHAFTSSFRRSGSTRLWIVEEEEHDDSKEDNQRRNEHECEQEQTQPKGEALAGEKPAGHMFGESGFEFGPIEGIKMDACEDPHS; this is encoded by the exons ATGTCCTCCAACGAACCCCATCTCTGCTTCCGCTCCTTCGTCGAAGCCCTCAAGGCAGACAACGACCTCGTCGGGATAAACGACCCCATTGACCCAAATCTTGAAGCTGCCGCCATCACGCGTCTGGTCTGTGAGAACGACGAGAAAGCACCGCTgttcaacaacctcatcgGCGCCAAGGACGGCTTCTTTCGCATCCTCGGTGCACCGGCCTCACAAAGAAAGTCTCAGTCAGAACGATATGGTCGTCTGGCGCGTCatctggctcttcctccaacGGCTAGTATGAGGGAGATTCTAGACAAGATGCTCGAGGCCGATAAGTTGCCGCCGATCCCGCCCAGGGTTGTCCCGACGGGGCCGTGCAAGGAGAATGTCCTTGAAGGCGACCAGATCGACCTCACGAAGCTTCCGGTACCCATGGTCCACAAGTCTGATGGCGGGGCTTACATCCAGACGTTTG CATATCTGGCAGATCCACCAgatgtggaagaaggaaaacCGCGATGTCCCCTGGGTTCTAGCGTTCGGCGTCCCCCAGCGGCTATCATGGCGTCCAGCATGCCGATTCTAGACGGGGTCACGGAGGCCGAGTATGTAGGCGCCATGGTCGGCCAGCCGATTGAGCTGACGAAGTGCGATACGAATGATATTTACGTTCCTGCGAACTCGGAGATCGTGCTCGAGGGGACTCTCTCCACCACGGACACCGGACCGGAGGGACCGTTTGGGGAGATGCACGG GTACATCTTCCCTGAAGACATGCACATCTGTCCCAAGTACAAAGTCAACAAAATCACCTACCGCAATAACGCCATCCTCCCCATGAGCTCGTGCGGCAAACTTACCGATGAAACG CATACAATGATCGGCTcccttgccgctgctgagatCCGCAAAATCTGTCAGAAAGCAAACCTGCCCGTCCTGGATGCGTTCGCCCCCTTCATCTCCCAGGTGACCTGGGTGGCGCTGCGAATCGACACCTCGAAACTCCC CACGAGGTGCAAGCCTGGTGTGGACGAAGTGTTCTATGACGACGTGCGTGCGTTCCCGCTTATCCTTTACAATGGACACGGGGGGAAGAAAAGCGAAGGGAGGTCGGCTGTTCGCGGAGGCAAGGTTGTGTCGAATGCGCTGATGGACATCGAGTACACTCAGGGACGGAGAAATTGGGAGGCTGCAGATTTCAACGGATCGTATCCGGAGGACGTGAAGTCGAATGTGCTGGGGAAATGGGAGAAACTAGGGTTTGGGAGGTTGGA GAAAGTAACGAATGAAGATAGGCGGAATATAGTACAGTCGCTCGACGCCCACGTCGATAGATCAAAATCAAGGCAACATCGTAACCGTCATGCTTTTACGTCCTCGTTTCGACGCTCAGGGTCTACAAGA TTGTGGATagtagaagaggaagaacacGACGACAGCAAGGAGGACAACCAGCGTCGGAATGAACATGAATGTGAACAGGAACAGACTCAGCCCAAAGGCGAGGCTCTGGCCGGGGAAAAGCCGGCGGGCCATATGTTCGGCGAGAGTG GCTTTGAATTTGGGCCAATTGAGGGTATCAAAATGGATGCCTGTGAGGATCCCCATTCTTGA
- a CDS encoding uncharacterized protein (transcript_id=CADANIAT00000295), whose amino-acid sequence MASFVRNIRAARLSPDVCTFDGSTLMRDEDNNPSQRESNMSGAEAVQLLSILLQCGGTEPAPDPAGAGDTSPVEELDQHYIVEESTGMLPKFH is encoded by the exons ATGGCTTCTTTTGTCAG GAACATCAGGGCAGCACGACTCAGTCCAGACGTCTGCACCTTTGACGGCAGCACGTTGATGAGAGACGAAGACAATAATCCTTCT CAAAGGGAATCAAACATGAGTGGCGCAGAAGCCGTCCAGCTGCTAtccattcttcttcaatgcgGAGGGACCGAGCCGGCGCCGGAtcctgcaggagcaggcgaCACGTCCCCAGTCGAAGAGCTAGATCAGCACTATATCGTGGAGGAAAGCACGGGGATGCTGCCCAAATTCCACTAG
- a CDS encoding anoctamin family protein (transcript_id=CADANIAT00000291), giving the protein MSLTPNYRPPEQAQLDNFGVDWVVHYQFEDLDASTALAEFEALIRDLEGAHLETQVRPGHGASLLVFIRVPRMHLGRMVHQSRVKDWLYGIIHELPAGDDETIADAETPAEALRSVYHAVTWKKTLGGAHITPKHGKWKHVASAFPLHDQVANAELLRKWSRTVLLTAEDLDAIRSLFGEKVAFYFAFIQSYSSFLVFPAIWGAVTWWYMGPYSITFAVGNCLWAMVFVEYWKIRETDLSLRWQVKGVGVLKVTRNKYVWDKEVRDPITGEMVQVFSPYKQFLRQLLLIPFASVASLALGGLIVVTFAMEVFISEVYTGSLKGYLEFLPTIVFSLCLPSITGLLTSIATRLTKYENYRTQDQYDLAQTAKQFVMHFITAFLPTILTAFVYVPFGATIVPYLDFTRRTEKQDFHVDNARLQQEVIYLSMTGQVVDFGTEVVLPYVQRVIWQKWRDYQSRKEAVQGRRRVSSATNQVLLDSPEEKEFLARVRNEAEADEYNVHEDTLEMCVQFGYLTLFGASWPLVALGFLLNNWLELRGDFFKLSLECQRPPPIRADSIGPSLQGLEVLSWLGTLSTAAIVYLYRGDIAEVRVSSLLLTVLVAEWAYLGLRFAVRTGLRTILSTTLRRESAKRYAMRKGYLQASTGGSSPRGKHRVRFRDRVSVYTSATDPPSPQSDDVLHEATMDSERRFWAGTAVEDGVRIIKALARRKGEKEM; this is encoded by the exons ATGAGTCTCACACCGAACTATCGGCCGCCCGAGCAGGCCCAACTGGACAATTTCGGCGTCGACTGGGTCGTTCACTATCAGTTCGAGGATCTCG ATGCGTCTACTGCACTCGCAGAATTCGAAGCGCTCATCCGCGACCTCGAAGGAGCCCATCTCGAAACCCAGGTCCGTCCTGGCCACGGCGCCTCGCTGCTGGTCTTCATCCGCGTTCCCCGCATGCACCTGGGCCGAATGGTGCACCAGTCTCGAGTCAAAGACTGGCTATACGGGATCATCCACGAACTCCCtgccggcgacgacgagACGATCGCCGACGCCGAAACGCCCGCCGAAGCCCTCCGATCGGTCTACCACGCCGTCACCTGGAAGAAGACACTGGGCGGGGCCCATATCACGCCGAAGCACGGGAAATGGAAGCACGTCGCCTCGGCATTCCCGCTGCACGACCAGGTGGCGAATGCCGAGTTGCTGCGCAAATGGAGCCGGACAGTGCTCTTGACGGCGGAGGATCTGGATGCGATCCGGTCGCTGTTCGGGGAGAAGGTGGCCTTTTACTTTGCGTTCATTCAGTCGTATTCGTCCTTCCTCGTGTTCCCAGCCATCTGGGGCGCCGTCACGTGGTGGTATATGGGACCGTACTCGATCACGTTCGCAGTCGGGAACTGTCTTTGGGCGATGGTGTTTGTAGAGTACTGGAAGATCCGCGAGACGGATCTGAGCCTGCGGTGGCAGGTCAAGGGGGTCGGGGTGCTGAAGGTGACGAGAAACAAGTATGTGTGGGACAAGGAGGTGCGAGACCCGATCACGGGCGAGATGGTGCAGGTATTCTCACCGTATAAACAGTTTCTGCggcagctgctgctgatcccGTTTGCGTCAGTCGCCAGTCTGGCGCTGGGGGGGCTGATCGTCGTTACCTTTGCGATGGAAGTGTTCATCTCAGAGGTCTATACCGGCTCCCTGAAGGGGTACCTTGAGTTCCTTCCTACGATCGTATTTTCGCTGTGCCTGCCCTCCATCACGGGGCTGCTGACCTCGATTGCGACGAGACTGACCAAGTATGAGAATTACCGGACGCAAGACCAGTACGACCTCGCGCAGACGGCGAAGCAGTTTGTGATGCACTTCATCACCGCATTCCTGCCGACGATCCTGACGGCGTTCGTGTACGTCCCCTTTGGCGCAACCATCGTGCCCTATCTGGACTTCACCCGCCGTACAGAGAAGCAGGACTTCCACGTCGATAATGCGCGGCTGCAGCAGGAAGTGATCTACCTGTCCATGACTGGCCAGGTAGTGGATTTCGGCACGGAGGTGGTGCTCCCGTACGTCCAGCGCGTAATCTGGCAGAAATGGCGCGACTACCAGAGCAGAAAAGAGGCAGTCCAGGGCCGTCGGCGTGTCTCGTCGGCGACGAACCAGGTGCTGCTTGACAGTCCCGAGGAAAAAGAGTTCCTGGCGCGTGTCCGCAacgaggcggaggcggacgAGTACAACGTGCACGAGGACACCCTGGAGATGTGCGTGCAGTTCGGCTACCTCACGCTCTTTGGAGCGTCATGGCCGCTGGTGGCATTGGGCTTCCTGCTGAACAACTGGCTGGAGCTGCGAGGcgacttcttcaagctcagCCTTGAGTGCCAGCGGCCGCCGCCCATCCGCGCCGACTCAATCGGCCCGTCGCTGCAGGGCCTCGAGGTGCTCAGCTGGCTGGGCACGCTGTCGACAGCGGCCATCGTCTACCTGTACCGCGGCGACATTGCCGAGGTCCGTGTctcgtcgctgctgctgaccGTCCTGGTAGCTGAATGGGCGTATCTGGGCCTGCGGTTCGCGGTACGCACTGGGCTGCGCACAATCCTCAGCACGACGCTGCGGCGCGAGTCAGCCAAACGGTATGCGATGCGCAAGGGCTACCTCCAGGCGTCCACTGGCGGCAGCTCACCGCGGGGGAAGCACCGGGTGCGCTTCCGCGACCGAGTCAGCGTGTACACTAGTGCGACCGACCCGCCGTCTCCGCAGTCGGACGATGTGCTGCATGAGGCGACGATGGATTCAGAAAGGAGGTTCTGGGCTGGGACGGCCGTGGAGGACGGGGTGCGCATCATCAAGGCGCTGGCCAGGCGGAAgggggagaaggagatgtaA